GGGAGCGGCCGCCCCGGATTCTTTCCACCTAAGTGCTATCTAACAAGATTAGGCGCCGGGATGGCTGGCATTCGTGAGCCAGTCCCTGCGCTGGTGTGTGCTGGGGCAGTGGTGCGGGGCGGTGGGCCGCAGGCGCGCGGTGGGTCCGTCGGGAGTTTGCCGGCACGGAGTTGAGCTGATGGACGACTTGTTTGCGTGGCTGAGAAATTCGAcgtgtccccccaccctccctccatTTGCTTGGTGCTGTTCAAACCGAGGCTTCCCGCTCTTAAGTCTGCCTGTCGTGTTTCGCAGGTTTGCCAAGGTTTGTCCGAAGGCGGATTATAAACTTTTCATGGGAAACTCCGCACGGCACATCCACTGAGATGGCATCGGACAGCGAGGTAAAAACCCTACTGAACTTCGTCAACCTGGCCTCCAGCGACATCAAGGCGGCTCTGGATAAATCAGCTCCGTGTCGCCGGTCGGTTGACCACAGGAAATACTTGCAGAAGCAGCTCAAGCGGTTTTCTCAGAAGTACTCGCGGATCCCACGGTGCCACCCCAGCAAACCCCCTGAGTGCAGCTGGCGCAGGGGGGCAGAGGACCGGGGCCGCGGCCCTCAGGCCGAGGCACCTGACCTCAGCCCCCACGGCGGGGCTGCCGCCGAGAAGGTGCTGCAGACAGCCGAGGCGGAGGACAGCCTCACCGGGGAACGGGTGTTGCAGGAGCAAAACCCTGAGGCAGCCAGGCCGGACCAGGTGCCCATGAGGAAGCGACAGCTCCCCGCCTCCTTCTGGGAAGAGCCACGGCCGGCCCAGAGCCTGCCGGCCAGGGCTTTTGCTGCTGGCCCCGAGGGGCTCCCGGCCCCCAGAGACCCTCCTCCTTATGAGGGGAAGAAAAGTAAACGGAGCCCGGATGCTGCTGGCCCAGAGAGCCCCCCTGAGCCTGCCCTGCGTGCCGGGGAGAAGGACCCTGCCGGGGTCCTCTCAGGCCGGGTGGGTGCCTGgacctgctgccccttcccctgccctgggcCGGGGGTGTACCAGCCCCCGGGCACGCTGCCCCCATCACCCttcccggggctggggctgtggaggAAGAGTGCGGCCGCGCTGCCGGTGGAGGTGCCGCACTTCTGCAAGGAGGCCGATGGCACGGGGCAGAAACTCTACAAGCCCGTGGTTTTGAAACCCATCCCCACCAAGCCTGCCGTCCCCCCGCCGATCTTCAACGTTTTTGGCTATCTTTAGCCGGGGGGTGTTGGAGTCACACTGAACACAACAGCTTCTGAGAGTGAATTGAAGCGCCCAGTCGGGCACCAGGCGTGAGCTGCTGGCAGTGTGGAGCGGTGAGGGGAAGGAGCCCGGTGATCACACCCTCTTCCTCATGGGCGGGCTGGAGCGAATTAGTAATTGCTGGGAAGCTACTCGAGCTCCACTCTTCTCTCAGTACACGGGTATAAATCGGGAATAAGCCTTATGAAGCCGGTGTCACAGAGCGTGAGGCAAACCCCGGCTCTTTCATCGACGGGCATTGTTTGAGCTGTGGCGAGCGGGGCTGCGGGCCATTCATAGCCACACTTGTGACACCTAGGAGACCTCCTCCATGTGGGAACATCTTTCTGGGGTTGCCCTGCGGCAGCAGCAGCGAAATGAAATGAATTAAACCCATTCAAAGAgtttttgtactttaaaataattccaGAGAAGTCAAGATATTCAGGTCACTTCCTTTTGCATCCAAGAGACTGGAAGGACAGTATTTAATGTAGAAACCACACTTGTGAATTGATTTAAGCTCTTCTTGTATGTAAATACtgacagaattaaaagaaaaaattaagggaagaaagcaggtaattttattttggtgCTTCTGCAAATGCAGTCTGTTTATTTTTGCCCCACTTGGTAGACACAGGTTTGATTTGCAACTGGTGGGTAGATATGAGGGCTGAAATCTCTGCCTATTCAGAGTGATGTAAATCAAAAGTAATTCTTCTGGGGCTGGGAAATTAGCTAGTGTTAAGCTGGTGCAAACAGAAGCGGGATGAATTTCCACATCAGAAACTGTTCTGCTTCAACAGAACAAATGAGAAATTGTATTAGTTGAATACAAAACCGTAAAATATGATAGACTAAAAAAGTGTATAGAATAGCCTGCCTTGATTTCTGGCTCACAGACATCTTTTATTTTGTCTGATTTTAAGATGCTATCACAAGACCCGGCTGCGAATGATTTGCCCGgtattttcccaaatattttaacaaattggCATTAGAAAAGTtaaatggggatttttttaaagttagatttCTCTTAAACCCATGGAGAAAGTGGTGCTAAGGCACAGAACATGAGATCTGAAAGGTTTAATATCGCAGGCCTATGTATCTATTCAGTTACACTGGTGTAAATCACTGAGGTCAAGAGAAGTGTATTATACTGAGGGGGGAAAGGGCCAGAGAATGGACACCTGTGATTCCCAGGGCCTGAACTAAAGCTAATGGGAACTTCTCCCAGGATTCAATAAAAAGTAGCCTCGATTGGCTTGGTCTCTGGCTAGCATAGCTCCCTATGACTCTTGGTATCTCCATAAGGGGAAAAACAGGCAACACTTCTCATATGCACATTGCAGTCATGAAAAAATTATCATCTTAAGCAATTGTAGAGTATCGTTTTGGATCTTCTGATGGGGCTTGGTGTTATATAACCAGGTTGCAGCTTTCGTTAGGATATGAACTACTCTCAGGCTAAAAGTAGCTCATTCTTTCCCCAAACCTCACAGTATATCGCACCAATGTTTACTTTTACAGAAACAATGGCTGTAATGTGTTAGTCTAGGAGGCCAAAAGTAGAAATGGAGATGGCTTTCCTTGCTTTCTCCCTGCTACCAGCACTTAATATATGTATCAAGCTTGTATAGACTACTCCTATAGGAGAGAGAGCAGGAAATGGCTTTGGTAACACATACCTGCAACTACATGCAAGGTGAAAGGTGGTAAAGAGCTGATCTAAGACTTAAAGACATCAGTTTAGATCTTGATCCAGAAGTGAAGATGTGAATATACTTAGATGTCTgtccctttttgtcttttttttggaaaaaaaaatccaccaggaGACTCTGTCCCTCTCCACAAGGAGGCTTTAACAGAAACCAGAGGTAGTACCCCCATTTAAGTTAATGGGAAGAGAACTACTGCTCTTACTACTGCTCTCCTTGCAGAGCAAGGAATTTTTTACATGAAAGTATGGACACTTTCTTACACCAATAGCTCTGTGTCACTGTTGTAATCCAGAGGAAGCCAGATGCTGAACTCTGTCTCAGTGATGTTAATGCAGAGCAGTCTCCTTGGCATTGGTCTGGATTTCTCTCTGGGTGACCAGAGCAGGTCATGGAATGAACCACAGGTATTGCCGTGATTGCTGTGGACAAGTGTTCCTGCTTGAGTTCAGAAGGGAAATTTGAAAGTGCTGCATGTTGTACCAGAATATGGATTTCtatcaaaattaaaatacttggaaaagtGGATAGCCTCTgtagaaattttatttctgaagaaatccagagaaagaagagagttGAAATCAAGTTTCTACCTTTTGGATAttaaattctttgttttctttttcttctctgaaactgtTTCTCATTTGAATGTATGTTGCTGTACATTTTCCATGTAGTAGAATAGCATGTTTTTAAGTGATGATGAAGGATTGAATCAGACCATTCCAAATTACTCTTGACACACAGATATTTATGCACTTACTCTCAGATTTAAACTGatgttacttttaaaaatccttaaaatcCATGGAacttccctccccagcccagggcaggaggtGGCTCTTGCTGGGGCTCTGAACAGGAGCAGCAGTGAAGTCAAACACAAATGAACAGAAGACAATTGTTAAGTATATTCAAAATCACTGAATGGGGATGTGTGAGACTTTCCAAAAGGTTTGCAAAGAATAGCAACTCTGTCTCCTCTCTAGCAATACTTACTGTTCTCTAACCCCTGAGATTAACATCAAAATTATTAATTGTTCAGTCTTGGATTGATTCAGACTTCTCCTGGCTATTTTTATGTTTGGTTGTTCACTGTTGCTATTCAGGATAGCTGATAGCCTTCAGAATCTACTTGTTTATTCATACTTTGTTTGAAAGATGGAAACATAACATTTGAGAGCTGCTATTTACTACAACAATGCAAATTTAAACTGTTAAAACCACAATAGCTTTTATAAATAATGGGAAGGAAGAGGTAAGTGAAAAAGCTTtcatacaaaatgaaataaaaaaaaaatcaaaaaagtgCACAAGAATATCAAGTGAATTGCACgtgatgcagtaaaaaaaaaaaaaagtacagtaacCTGGTCATGAAATATTCCTAGAACATTTCACATAAAGTCATCATCTCTGAAGGAGTCTATCTATCACACTCAGTAAAAACAAGCCACTTTACCTTGCACTAGAACTACTGATCTGCTTATAAAGCCTAGTTTGTTTGGGATTTGGGGTATTTGTCTTTTCACAGTAACTTCTAGATAAATGCATTAAATGCACATTGAATTTGTGCAGATTCAGTATTGCGCACAAAATATTGTGTCAATGTTTGGAGTGGAGAGGTAGTGGGCTCCATTTCAGTGCAAATAAATGTAAACTGAGTGTGTGAAGATTTGCTGTAAGGATCAAGCAGAACGGATTTAATAACATTGTAATTACCAGATTTCCCCTTTAACACTCTTGTCTTCTCAGTTTCTGTGCACAGTGTGCCCTTATCCTTCATGCAGTTGTGGTACATTCCTATCAGACCAGTGCTCTCCAGCTCAGTGACTGTCCTGCTCAGGACAGATGGTTGAGAGCAACCAGGACACGGGTCTCCCAATAGAGATGAAGATCTCTTGGTTGAAAGAAGAAATGAACTTTCCATACTTGCTCCACTCAAACCCAGTTTCAACTTCTCCAAGGACATAAAAAGAAATGGCCACCCCTGAGACTTTTGCATATGTAATGATGTTGGCTCAGGGGAAATTCCCAGTTTGGGGTAATTTATGAAATCCCACCCTCGTAGTTATACATGCAGCTAGTGATTATGAATCCTTCTATCAGCCAGTGGTCTCCAGGGCTGTCACTGGACACCAAAAAAGCACTTAAGTAAATGGTCTCCACCAAGCCGTGTCTGTATCCATCACCCTCCACGACTCTGCTCTGttacattaatttaatttcaaagaattttcttctgatttatatcaATGTAAGACCCAGACCTTCACTGCTCAGCCCCATAAAGTGAGAGATGCATGAACTCCACAGGTGATTTTTGTCTCTCAAGCTATTGCTTACCAATTGCCTTCATTGGCAAAACTGGTCTAAAGATTTCCTGTTCCCCATCCCTCACCCTCCACCCAATATTCTTCCAACCTGAAGCAATTCCCTGTTCATGCTACAGGAGACAAGGGGGTAGATCCTAAACTGGTGGTTTTGGAAATCACTGGATGAAATTTCAGCAGTGGAGGAATCTCACCTGACTTTCCAAAGCTTTGCAAGAAGATCACTGTTCAGTGTGAATTGAAACTCTGATGATTTTTCAACGTCTTTCGCATTTGGGAAGGGGACAGCTATGGACAGAGTGCCCGTAGCTGTAACCGATTCTTCTTCTGCTCGCATCCTGTCCCACAAGTGCTGAACACATTTCACACAAAGCAATCACAGAATCTGAACTTGTGTGCCCAGACTTGTATGTGCGCAACACTTTTAGTCCTTTGTTAAGGTATAAAACTCCACACAAATAAAACTTGGTGCAATGCATCTTCCCTACTTATATTTCTACCTGATTCCATGGATGGTATGCAggccaacaaacaaaaccagatctGTCAGGTCTCTGGTGAGGAATCCAAACAAAACATGGTGCACAGCTCCTTTGTCACCTAAGGTAAGAATGAGTGTGCTTCTAGCACAAGGTCTGCAAAGATGTATTTCCAAATTTAGGCTCTTCCATCTTTAGTTAGGTGCCTGGTCAGGAATGAGACACTCATCAAATCAGTTCAGCAAGTCACACCTGTCAACTGAGCTGCAGTCACACTGCCAATAGCTCCTCGGCCTCCCCAGCTGTGAGGGAATGTGACTTGTTAAAAACTTCAATAAAAGAATTTCACGGACAATTATAGCGGTTCAACTGATAGACGGTAACTTGTTAAGCTGCCATAAATCAATTGTGGATCTGAGCTGTAAATAGGTGACCTAATTTTCAAAGAAGATAAGATAATAACTTTCATCAGTGTCAAAGGGAACTAATAGATACTTCAAACTTCCAAAGTCAGGAAATTCAGGGCTAAATCCTAAGACTTTATTCTGCCTCAGTAATATCTGACACCAAATGTGGTCCCATTGGCTTACGTGGAACTACACCTGGCACAAGCAACTTGGCATTGTTTAGGCACCTGAATAAGGATTTGGAAGCCTAATTCTGggtatttgttttcataaatcCCAGAGTCTGACtttcataattttgaaataatCTCTCTTTTTCTAGTGATGGTATTCTTATAGCCACAGAGGTCCAAGGAGATAAGAGAGGCTGGGTTTTGTAGGGACAAGATCTTCTAGGGAAGGAACAGATAAAGTTGGTTTAGCAGTGCTGCCTCTCTCCCTACGTACCTTGCCTCTCTCCTTTGCATCACTTTCTGTTCCTTCTCTAGAGCTTTGTTCTGTTCTGACACCAGCTTCATGACAGAGTAAAGCTACTGTTTACAGTGCAGCTACTTCTAatttacaccaaaaaaaaaaaaaaaaaaaagctcagagtTGCTTTCAACCCCAGTCTACAAAATTCTCTCAAGCAGAATTTCACCTAACTTCTTATTGCAAATGTGATACAAAATGAACTGTATTTGCTATGTGCAGATACAATTCTTACATCCTTCTTAAATAAACCTTTCCTTGACTTTTAAAGGAACCAGCATTTCTGGATTTTAGTCTATTAAAAAGTTCTGAGATTTGAACGTTCAGAAATCAAGTACTCCACTCAATAAGAAAGGTccaaaaaatgaaagtaaaagtgTTAGCAAGATGGTGTCAAAGTATCAAAGAATTAGCAACCAGCACACCTAGCAGAAATCCAAACAGTAGAATAGaagctaaaataaaaatctcagtcaGTGAAGGAAATGTGATTGTTGTCCCAAATATGCTGACTCTTGGTAATTTCTGAATTGTGATCACAACAAGGATGCTAAGCTCCACCGCAGCCCCAGGATACCTTTGAATTCCTCACTGATACTTGCTTCAGCACTACTCATTTTTCAGTGTTGGCTTTCATTTCTTGTTCTTTGCAGACCAAGCTCTGAGGTGAATCATATGTGTTTTCTCTTGGAAAACCTAACAACAGTCCTATGTTTAGCTCTCTGTCTCCTCCATTTTCTTCTCACTCATGCTTCAGAAGTGTATTTCTCTTAGAGTAGTCCTTGGAGGGCGCTTGACCAAGCCAGCAGCAATTCGTCCCCATGGTGCATGATGTGCACCCTCGCCATGCTGATGATGCTGGGTGCCATGCTGGGAAGCCGCTGCATGTCTGGTGTGCCTGGGGTTACTGTGTGTAATCATGCTGTAAGTATCGAATCAGTCTGTCTGGGAGAGGCAAGGTGTCAAGAAGTTTAATGCGGTTTCTTCCAACCAGGCTTCGTACCTTGATGCgacaaagatgggaaagaggTCGTGGGGGCTCTGAAAGACAGGCAGGTCAGAAACATGAGCAGAACAGGTTTGAACTTGAGAGGGACAGCTCAGCTTGGCCGGGTCAGTAGCAAgaggaaaatgggagaaagaaaggggaatGAAAAAAAAGGGGGCTTTTCTGTAATGGAGGGATGATGCATCTGGCATTGGTGGCAGCTCATCTATTCCAAGGCATGACATAGGCTGGAGGACGGGGTGCTGTATCCCCTCTTAGCCTTAGCAATGGGCTTTCTAGGAGGTTTTAAACAAGCCGCTTCACAGTACTCAGCCTTCccactgaaaataaatgtaatatgtACCGAATTCAGCTTGGTGCCAGAAAACTAATTCTGGTAATATCTATGAAAGACTTTGGATCCTGAGGGAAAGGATATTTAGGAAAGCAGAATATTAGTAAAGGATTTAAAGGCCACTGGTGCCTGCTGGGCTGCTGTGGAAATGGTCATGCTACCCACCTGCCCCGATCTGACTGTACCCCAGGTGCAGCCAAATGGGCCTTCCTGCACTGGCAATGCTCATTCCCAGTGGGTCAGGTCCACAGCTGGTGTACATTTAACATCACAGAGTCAGTGACACCCTAGCAATTTTTAGTGCCTCATACCTGGTCCAAAATGTAATTCAGTTTCAGTAGGGAAATCCTATCAAGTTTAAGGGATGAATACTAAGAGGAGATGGTGACTGAGGTTTTGAATCCGACAGTGGGACTAGTTGTGCCAGGTTCTCTCCTGGGTGACCAtacctgctttttctttaatgacAGCCCAGTCCTCATAGCTGTCAATATGTTCCTTGAGCCGGGAACAGAGCTGCACATTACCCACGTAATCCAGGAGAACATCAATGATCGGCCCAGCCCAGCGACTCATCTCTGGAGTAGACACCATTTCACAAAACTTCAAGGAAAAACAGGTTGACTACAATCAGTGGGACATGAATGCACGTGTGGAAACTGCAACGATAGCAACAGCCCTGACGGTTTTGGTGGTCCCACCCTTCTACCAGCTGTGAGGGCAATTGCCAGTTTCCCTTCAGAAAACTTCAActacagcctcttttttttttgcaactgagGGTAGAATCCCCTCTTCACAACCACAGGAAGACACAAATCCGTGGTGAAATCCTAGATCTGGAGCATGGAAAGGATGCTGAATTTTTTACAGGGTTCAAATGTCCTACTTCTGCAAAAATGGGAGGGCAGAGGAGCTTTGCCCCAAGCCAGTGAGGGAGCTGCTAAAAGGTCAGTGCAGCCCAGGGCACTGTGACCCAGTGTGCTGGGTGCCTTTCCCTTCTTGGGAGGGGGTCTGTGGGGCAGCTGTACACAAAGGAGGCTATATATTTTCTCTTAGGGAAAGAGGGAGATTCAGCAGAGCACAGCACCTCCTGCTTCTTGTGAACCCACTAGTATCTGCAGCTTTTAGGGACCAAACACCTTATTAGAAACAAGTCTGGGGAAATCTTTGCACAGATGAATCCGAGGCAGTTTTACTCGCTCATGGGAGAACTATCCTGGGCCTAATACAGAGGCGTCTTCCTTACTCAGTGCTGGATCAGGCAAATTTTCTGTTGCCCCCAGTGCAAGCTGCAGAGTAGTCAGAGCCATTGCATGGAGGGCTGCTTATGGAGATACTGAAGAACACTTAAGGACCTGACTTTAAGCAGTGTCATTTCAAAAATGTAGTGACTTCTCTTCCCACTTTAATCTAAATACGTATATTATATCCAGACAGCTTCATCTATCTCTGTTAGGGTGCTGCATATGATGAAGATATCTGTGGACTTGTCTGCATGTGAGCAGTCGGAAAGTTGAACATGAATTAAATCATGCTGTGTGGATAAGAACTCAGGCACATGGCTGAACCCGATGGTTGAATCATGGTGGCTTAAGCACCATCCATCAGCTTAGTCACTGAGACTGCAAGCACCCTCCAAGCCCATcccaaacaggaaagaaaatgtaccAGCTTaaacctctttcagtttaagcTCCTGTAACTAGATCAAATTTGATTATACATGCATAAGCCCTAGCTCAGAATGCATTAAACTCTTGTGTGGATGCTCttactcagaaataaaattatattagctCACCTAGGAAAGAATAAAGCTGCAGGAAATTATAAGGTCATTTTACTGAAAGTTGAAAGCATTCACCATGTTTACTACTCTCctgactttggttttttttttactgagcatCACAATGTAGTGTTTCCCAGGAAAATTAGATACAGTAATACCAGGAGGATCCCAGTGGACAACCCACAGTTTCCTACCTGGACCGCTTATAGGAAGTTTGGTTTAGTATATCTGGCTGTTATTCTCCAGTGCATATGCCATTGCCATGCAGTTACCCGTAGGATGTGCAAACTGGAGATCTGCACTACCACCTCCAAGCAGTAACTCCACTTTGTCAGAGTTTAAATGAGGACACGTGTGTAGGGCAATAAAACACTGGATCTTACTGCTCTCCTCTTCTTGTCTCCACCAGAGACCttgcctgcctttttctttcttccctattTACAAGCTTAGTCTACAAAcattttctggaataaaaatgtTCCAAAATATGTTGCAGGAAAAGAAGCacagcaaaccaaacaaaataatgcaAACCTGCAACTACAGGCAATGGGACTGACTCAGGGACAAAGTGGCTCTGAGCCTGCAGTCTCGGTAGGCCCCTGAATGCCCTCTCGCGGCAGTAGGATACTTCGCTCCCCACGTTCATAGTTTTGACATTGCAATTCTGGAAATGTGGAGTGAGACAGCAACCATTTTTCTGTGTTCACTTTCTCTAGGACATATTAATTTAGTAGCAACAGTAATGATTTATAGTTATGTATTTTTCAAATCCACTTCCAGTAGCTCATAGTTTTCACTGTATAAGGACTAACCATTCAGATTTATTATGCTTATGTAATcttatacaagaaaataaaaaatgcaccTCTTTTGTGTGGAGAAGGCTATAGTTTCATAGGATCCTCTATATTTCAGAATACAAACCATATTACAACTATATAATGAAGCTACACCACACAAGCCTTACTTTTATTAGCCAAATTCCTAACAGTAagaagcaaatttaaaataatattggagggaaggggctgcttTTCCTCTGTATGCATTTGTCCCTCACTGGTCTCTCTCTAGGCACAGATACAATTTTATACAGCTTTTGCTACCTGTGCCTCACGTGGTCTGACCTTTGAGGTGATGACTCCATGAGTGACCTAATATTTTGTTAGGCGCTAAAAGTAGTTTTAGGTGAGATCCAGGGAGAAATAATGTGCTTAAATAAGTGAAAACAGAACTGGTTTTGAGTGGCTAGGATGCCACAGAGGGCTACAGACAAACTGTCTCTCCTTGCCTCGGAATTCCAGGCCTCTGTTCACTCTACATGCTACACCATATCACAATTCAAGAACTAGAGATGATATATTTTATTAAGTTTTCTTTGACAAAAGAAAATGGTATCTGTTTGGGATAAGAGATTATTTTGATGGACTCTTACAATCCTCTTTCTaagatttctttctgtttgtttgtttcccagaTGTTACTGGAGAGTAAAGTCTTTTGGAAGACAGGACTGATAGAAAGATCAAGATTTCCTAGGatcttttaatgttttcctttattctttccaCCACCAAGGAGCATTGATTGGTGACCATCTCTTTGGGctaaatgacattttcttctgaATCCCTCAAAGCTACACTTAAACTAGGTAGAAGCTGATTTATTTCTTCCCTGATTCTTTGCAAAATAGAAAGACTGCCGTGCTgaaatttctttcttgtgttgCATGTTGAAGGGTAGCAGATTTTGATTGGAGGGTCAGATGTTGTTTGAGATACATTGGAAAGATTCAACGtacaaagatcagaaaaaaatgtgcaatcTGAGATTCTGCAAAGTCCTTTAAGGGATTGAGAGTCTAAATCCAGCTCAATGAAAGCTGAGCCCAG
This region of Accipiter gentilis chromosome 25, bAccGen1.1, whole genome shotgun sequence genomic DNA includes:
- the FAM181A gene encoding protein FAM181A, whose translation is MASDSEVKTLLNFVNLASSDIKAALDKSAPCRRSVDHRKYLQKQLKRFSQKYSRIPRCHPSKPPECSWRRGAEDRGRGPQAEAPDLSPHGGAAAEKVLQTAEAEDSLTGERVLQEQNPEAARPDQVPMRKRQLPASFWEEPRPAQSLPARAFAAGPEGLPAPRDPPPYEGKKSKRSPDAAGPESPPEPALRAGEKDPAGVLSGRVGAWTCCPFPCPGPGVYQPPGTLPPSPFPGLGLWRKSAAALPVEVPHFCKEADGTGQKLYKPVVLKPIPTKPAVPPPIFNVFGYL